In Opitutales bacterium, the following proteins share a genomic window:
- the phnG gene encoding phosphonate C-P lyase system protein PhnG, with the protein MEYDADYTLCECDLDALKTQVEHFEARMAVRVTKEPAVCLTMVRAEDSLEHQEFYLGEALTTECEVEIDGVTGYGLCLGEEPVRGYCIAVFDALLHGQAEADAEAAAFISEHAERIATKERQEFARTLSTRVDFKLMEEG; encoded by the coding sequence ATGGAATACGATGCTGATTACACCCTGTGTGAATGCGACTTAGATGCGCTGAAAACTCAGGTGGAACACTTTGAGGCGCGCATGGCAGTCCGTGTGACTAAGGAGCCTGCTGTATGCCTTACGATGGTGCGGGCTGAGGACTCTCTCGAACACCAAGAATTCTACCTTGGTGAAGCGCTTACTACGGAGTGTGAGGTCGAGATCGATGGCGTTACCGGCTATGGCTTGTGCTTGGGAGAAGAGCCGGTGCGGGGGTACTGCATCGCTGTGTTTGATGCGTTGCTGCATGGGCAGGCTGAGGCCGATGCCGAGGCGGCGGCTTTCATCAGCGAACACGCCGAGAGGATTGCCACCAAAGAGCGTCAGGAATTCGCCCGGACTTTGTCCACGCGGGTGGATTTCAAGCTCATGGAAGAGGGCTGA
- the phnH gene encoding phosphonate C-P lyase system protein PhnH, translating into MIAREIVFDEVFDSQVLFRSIFDGMSRPGKINDLKPVDISSPEGLTRAAALVALALLNDDVSVALAEPSEAVADYLLGNTGVRQASADDADFIIGTAQATLGLIERSKEGEPLYPEKSATFVLMVDALSDEPVDKGIALALSGPGVAGRKQIFVSGISEHWLSELAEKNCEFPLGVDVILTAENASGLAVGCLPRTTQVDVVL; encoded by the coding sequence ATGATCGCACGAGAAATAGTTTTTGACGAGGTATTCGATTCCCAGGTGCTCTTCCGTTCTATTTTTGACGGCATGTCGCGCCCAGGTAAGATAAACGACCTGAAACCAGTTGACATCTCGTCGCCAGAAGGCCTCACCCGGGCGGCAGCTCTGGTGGCGCTGGCTCTTCTGAATGACGACGTCTCGGTGGCACTCGCTGAGCCTTCGGAGGCGGTTGCAGATTATCTACTGGGGAATACTGGGGTGCGTCAGGCTTCGGCAGATGATGCCGACTTTATTATCGGCACGGCACAGGCGACCTTGGGACTGATCGAGCGATCGAAAGAGGGCGAGCCGCTTTACCCCGAGAAGTCTGCGACCTTTGTTCTGATGGTGGATGCGTTGTCTGATGAACCTGTCGATAAAGGCATCGCCTTGGCGCTCAGCGGTCCGGGTGTGGCGGGACGCAAACAAATCTTTGTGTCGGGTATCTCTGAGCATTGGTTGAGCGAGCTGGCGGAGAAGAACTGCGAGTTTCCTCTGGGGGTAGACGTCATCCTGACTGCGGAAAATGCGAGCGGGCTGGCCGTGGGTTGCCTGCCGCGAACGACCCAGGTTGACGTCGTTTTGTAA